A portion of the Acanthopagrus latus isolate v.2019 chromosome 21, fAcaLat1.1, whole genome shotgun sequence genome contains these proteins:
- the LOC119011904 gene encoding sentrin-specific protease 5-like isoform X2: protein MMHRTQSHCRKYLKRKKGLTSSVKGVSHLSRRAKRRLYCKLQLWMWRKRREKCSFWILRAKKRACGIKSSSCLSVKSQKNKSKVVSSPGCDTGGSEDTLTRLKQCESVSLSEMFFASKPPQNWVTDTTVSASNVSVPTATSRKTLTQLGEINDSLRHTVKPLSRDSDGHGLTTQFKKPRTLAERLEVDAPSGQLTAVPPGQDQPAHRAAVDRITSKKSASSQSDVSLKVLTKDIHEFLDDFYRSYGSFIPLQKSDVLRHLKRRFNADFIDRKNVIFPEVTKYRDAIIQKPVPSFRVVYKKHTLTLDDLSTLADQNWLNDQVMNMYGELIMESAHHKVHFLNSFFHRQLMTKGYDGVKRWTKQVDLFSKNLLLVPIHLEVHWCLVTADSVKKRICIYDSQGNALQKNILKYLMTEAKEKKQTAFESGWTVSFDEKVPQQTNENDCGVFVLEYSRCLALGKPLQFSQKDIPKIRKRIYKELCECKVHEQG from the exons ATGATGCACCGAACACAAAGCCACTGCCGCAAATActtgaagaggaaaaaggggcTCACCTCTTCAGTCAAAGGGGTTTCTCATCTCTCCCGGCGAGCCAAGAGACGGTTGTATTGTAAATTACAGCTTTGGATGTGGAGGAAACGGAGAGAGAAATGCAGTTTTTGGATATTGAGAGCAAAGAAACGAGCATGCGGGATAAAGTCTAGCTCGTGCCTCAGCGTGAagtcacagaaaaataaaagcaaagtcGTGTCATCACCTGGATGTGATACCGGTGGCTCAGAGGACACGCTTACAAGGCTGAAGCAGTGTgaatctgtcagtctgtctgaaatgttctttGCTTCAAAGCCCCCACAGAACTGGGTCACAGACACAACTGTTTCTGCCAGTAACGTCTCCGTGCCAACGGCGACGTCTCGAAAAACTTTAACGCAGCTTGGTGAAATAAATGACTCCTTAAGACACACAGTCAAACCTCTGAGTAGAGACAGTGATGGACATGGGTTAACGACGCAATTTAAAAAACCCAGGACACTGGCTGAAAGGCTTGAGGTTGACGCCCCGTCAGGACAGTTGACTGCTGTCCCTCCAGGTCAGGACCAGCCTGCACACAGAGCTGCCGTTGACAGAATCACCAGTAAAAAGTCTGCGTCCTCTCAAAGTGATGTCAGCCTTAAAGTACTGACAAAAGACATCCACG AATTCCTCGATGACTTTTACAGAAGTTACGGCAGTTTCATCCCACTACAAAAGAGCGACGTGTTGAGACACCTGAAGAGGAGGTTTAACGCTGATTTCATCGACAG GAAAAACGTCATCTTCCCTGAAGTTACCAAATACCGAGATGCGATCATTCAGAAACCTGTTCCCTCTTTCCGAGTGGTctacaagaaacacacactgacgctGGACGACTTGTCCACACTGGCAGACCAGAACTGGCTCAACGACCAG GTCATGAACATGTATGGAGAACTGATCATGGAATCTGCCCATCACAAG GTCCATTTTCTCAACAGCTTCTTCCACAGGCAGCTCATGACTAAAGGATATGATGGTGTTAAGAGATGGACAAAGCAG GTGGATTTGTTTTCGAAGAATTTGCTTTTGGTGCCCATCCACCTGGAGGTTCACTGGTGTCTGGTGACAGCTGACAGTGTTAAAAAGAGGATCTGCATTTATGACTCTCAAGGGAATGCACTCCAAAAG AACATCCTGAAATATTTAATGACGGAAGCAAAGGAGAAGAAGCAAACAGCTTTTGAAAGTGGCTGGACGGTGTCATTTGATGAG AAAGTCCCACAACAGACCAATGAGAATGACTGCGGAGTTTTTGTCTTGGAG TATTCTCGATGCCTTGCCCTGGGCAAGCCTCTGCAGTTTTCACAGAAGGACATACCGAAGATACGCAAGAGGATCTACAAAGAACTCTGTGAGTGTAAGGTCCATGAACAGGGCTGA
- the LOC119011904 gene encoding sentrin-specific protease 5-like isoform X1 produces MMHRTQSHCRKYLKRKKGLTSSVKGVSHLSRRAKRRLYCKLQLWMWRKRREKCSFWILRAKKRACGIKSSSCLSVKSQKNKSKVVSSPGCDTGGSEDTLTRLKQCESVSLSEMFFASKPPQNWVTDTTVSASNVSVPTATSRKTLTQLGEINDSLRHTVKPLSRDSDGHGLTTQFKKPRTLAERLEVDAPSGQLTAVPPGQDQPAHRAAVDRITSKKSASSQSDVSLKVLTKDIHEFLDDFYRSYGSFIPLQKSDVLRHLKRRFNADFIDRKNVIFPEVTKYRDAIIQKPVPSFRVVYKKHTLTLDDLSTLADQNWLNDQVMNMYGELIMESAHHKVHFLNSFFHRQLMTKGYDGVKRWTKQVDLFSKNLLLVPIHLEVHWCLVTADSVKKRICIYDSQGNALQKVARNILKYLMTEAKEKKQTAFESGWTVSFDEKVPQQTNENDCGVFVLEYSRCLALGKPLQFSQKDIPKIRKRIYKELCECKVHEQG; encoded by the exons ATGATGCACCGAACACAAAGCCACTGCCGCAAATActtgaagaggaaaaaggggcTCACCTCTTCAGTCAAAGGGGTTTCTCATCTCTCCCGGCGAGCCAAGAGACGGTTGTATTGTAAATTACAGCTTTGGATGTGGAGGAAACGGAGAGAGAAATGCAGTTTTTGGATATTGAGAGCAAAGAAACGAGCATGCGGGATAAAGTCTAGCTCGTGCCTCAGCGTGAagtcacagaaaaataaaagcaaagtcGTGTCATCACCTGGATGTGATACCGGTGGCTCAGAGGACACGCTTACAAGGCTGAAGCAGTGTgaatctgtcagtctgtctgaaatgttctttGCTTCAAAGCCCCCACAGAACTGGGTCACAGACACAACTGTTTCTGCCAGTAACGTCTCCGTGCCAACGGCGACGTCTCGAAAAACTTTAACGCAGCTTGGTGAAATAAATGACTCCTTAAGACACACAGTCAAACCTCTGAGTAGAGACAGTGATGGACATGGGTTAACGACGCAATTTAAAAAACCCAGGACACTGGCTGAAAGGCTTGAGGTTGACGCCCCGTCAGGACAGTTGACTGCTGTCCCTCCAGGTCAGGACCAGCCTGCACACAGAGCTGCCGTTGACAGAATCACCAGTAAAAAGTCTGCGTCCTCTCAAAGTGATGTCAGCCTTAAAGTACTGACAAAAGACATCCACG AATTCCTCGATGACTTTTACAGAAGTTACGGCAGTTTCATCCCACTACAAAAGAGCGACGTGTTGAGACACCTGAAGAGGAGGTTTAACGCTGATTTCATCGACAG GAAAAACGTCATCTTCCCTGAAGTTACCAAATACCGAGATGCGATCATTCAGAAACCTGTTCCCTCTTTCCGAGTGGTctacaagaaacacacactgacgctGGACGACTTGTCCACACTGGCAGACCAGAACTGGCTCAACGACCAG GTCATGAACATGTATGGAGAACTGATCATGGAATCTGCCCATCACAAG GTCCATTTTCTCAACAGCTTCTTCCACAGGCAGCTCATGACTAAAGGATATGATGGTGTTAAGAGATGGACAAAGCAG GTGGATTTGTTTTCGAAGAATTTGCTTTTGGTGCCCATCCACCTGGAGGTTCACTGGTGTCTGGTGACAGCTGACAGTGTTAAAAAGAGGATCTGCATTTATGACTCTCAAGGGAATGCACTCCAAAAGGTTGCAAGG AACATCCTGAAATATTTAATGACGGAAGCAAAGGAGAAGAAGCAAACAGCTTTTGAAAGTGGCTGGACGGTGTCATTTGATGAG AAAGTCCCACAACAGACCAATGAGAATGACTGCGGAGTTTTTGTCTTGGAG TATTCTCGATGCCTTGCCCTGGGCAAGCCTCTGCAGTTTTCACAGAAGGACATACCGAAGATACGCAAGAGGATCTACAAAGAACTCTGTGAGTGTAAGGTCCATGAACAGGGCTGA